A window of the Thermoflexus sp. genome harbors these coding sequences:
- a CDS encoding ring-cleaving dioxygenase, protein MGGIPEIGGLHHVTAIAGDPRGNLRFYREVLGLRLVKRTVNFDDPGTYHLYYGDALGRPGTLVTFFPWPGARPGQVGAGQVVAIAFTIPEAAIGYWQERLQAHGVAVERIAPRFEEEEVVLGFRDPDGLALELVAHPRAEERSGWPDGPVPPDDAIRGLHAVALLEAVAEPTLRFLIEGMGFRVEREEGDRIRLQVGPGGPGAWMDLRMDPRASRGRGAVGTVHHVAWRVASEAEQGAWRTHLQAWGLYVTPVMDRKYFRSIYFREPGGVLFEIATDPPGFTVDEPPERLGTGLMLPDWLEPQRGEIERALPPLEVS, encoded by the coding sequence ATGGGAGGGATCCCGGAGATCGGGGGATTGCACCACGTGACGGCCATCGCGGGGGATCCGCGGGGGAACCTGCGGTTCTACCGGGAGGTCCTGGGGTTACGGCTGGTCAAGCGCACCGTGAATTTCGATGATCCGGGAACTTACCACCTGTATTACGGGGATGCCCTGGGCCGGCCGGGGACCTTGGTGACGTTCTTTCCGTGGCCCGGGGCGCGCCCGGGGCAGGTCGGTGCGGGGCAGGTTGTCGCGATCGCCTTCACGATCCCGGAGGCCGCTATCGGTTACTGGCAGGAGCGGTTGCAGGCCCATGGAGTCGCCGTGGAGCGCATCGCCCCCCGTTTTGAAGAGGAGGAGGTGGTCCTGGGGTTCCGGGATCCGGATGGCCTGGCCCTGGAGCTGGTCGCCCATCCCCGGGCGGAGGAACGTTCGGGCTGGCCGGATGGGCCGGTTCCGCCGGATGATGCGATCCGCGGCCTTCATGCGGTGGCCCTTCTGGAGGCGGTCGCCGAACCCACGCTTCGTTTCCTGATCGAGGGAATGGGGTTCCGGGTGGAGCGGGAGGAAGGAGATCGGATTCGTCTGCAGGTCGGCCCAGGGGGTCCAGGGGCATGGATGGATCTCCGGATGGATCCCCGGGCCTCCCGGGGCCGTGGGGCGGTGGGGACGGTGCATCACGTGGCCTGGCGGGTTGCCAGCGAGGCGGAGCAGGGCGCCTGGCGGACCCATTTGCAGGCGTGGGGGCTTTATGTCACCCCGGTGATGGACCGGAAGTATTTCCGCTCGATCTATTTCCGGGAGCCCGGCGGGGTGCTCTTCGAGATCGCCACGGATCCGCCCGGGTTCACGGTGGATGAGCCGCCGGAACGTCTGGGGACGGGCTTGATGTTGCCGGACTGGCTGGAGCCCCAGCGGGGCGAGATCGAGCGGGCGCTGCCGCCTCTGGAGGTCTCTTAA
- a CDS encoding luciferase family protein, with the protein MDRLEDLPARTGERPLTRRSMPHQQLTQNAPRALQEALFERARALPGVRVAPSRISVPGARAFDLDPERARGPAEAFVFGYEFAHLHPPYDGSLHLSLPPELAERVVERGWGEFHPLVAQGVLPPTYGMVYGPRDEAELEVVWRILQASYAFACGEWMEPVQAQKGDRNK; encoded by the coding sequence ATGGATCGCCTGGAGGATCTTCCGGCGCGCACGGGGGAGCGGCCGTTGACACGCCGCTCGATGCCCCACCAGCAGCTCACCCAGAACGCCCCTCGGGCGCTGCAGGAGGCGCTGTTCGAACGGGCGCGGGCCCTGCCGGGCGTCCGGGTGGCCCCCAGCCGGATCTCGGTGCCCGGAGCCCGGGCGTTTGACCTGGACCCGGAGCGAGCGCGGGGCCCGGCGGAGGCTTTCGTGTTCGGTTATGAGTTCGCCCATCTCCATCCCCCTTACGATGGAAGCCTGCATCTATCGCTGCCGCCCGAGCTGGCGGAACGGGTGGTGGAGCGCGGATGGGGGGAATTCCACCCCCTGGTTGCCCAGGGGGTGTTGCCCCCCACCTATGGGATGGTGTATGGGCCGCGGGATGAGGCGGAGCTGGAGGTGGTATGGCGGATCCTCCAGGCCAGCTACGCCTTCGCGTGTGGCGAATGGATGGAGCCGGTCCAGGCCCAGAAAGGAGACCGAAACAAATGA
- a CDS encoding serine hydrolase, with protein MLRSLNRWLSWGTAGLLVGFLIWQFALFQQELQRIPRTWTVAGLAVGGRSVEEALDAVEQALKTPLQVHYRDQILMLDPADLEVRLDREASRKLLREALTERQRPVAFLQFLFRQPPAPRDLPIAIQVSPERIRLWLLEVARRYDEPPVEPQPDLERFTFLPGRPGHVLNISLSAERLQAALAQAIPREVTLVVDEKPAPALSITALGRFFEAYLQSFDGTAGIFVKDLRSGQTWMHNGDLAFSGVGVMRLPVALAVARSRDLAHDEARRARVFQMLTDETALTTLQELITDLGEGDPAKGAEQVTALLRELGLTNSFLAWPFDRPGAPPAVVTPANRRSDLPTRPDPQQQTTPEDMGVLLEMLYQCARNGGPLLLAFEGAIEPAECQLIMEAMAQNRLIDAQGRPTLLAAGLPAGLTFAHRPGWTNETRADAGIVMAGQSDYVLVVFLHRPLLMEWGEAVRMMRDISRMTAQFFLGSPR; from the coding sequence ATGCTACGTTCACTGAACCGCTGGCTGAGCTGGGGAACGGCGGGCCTGCTGGTGGGGTTTCTGATCTGGCAGTTCGCCCTTTTCCAGCAGGAGCTTCAGCGGATCCCCCGCACCTGGACGGTGGCCGGGCTGGCCGTGGGCGGCCGTTCGGTGGAAGAAGCGCTGGACGCCGTGGAACAGGCCCTGAAGACTCCCCTACAGGTTCACTACCGCGATCAGATCCTGATGCTGGATCCCGCCGATCTCGAAGTGCGACTGGATCGGGAGGCCAGCCGGAAGCTCCTGCGGGAGGCTCTAACGGAACGCCAGCGCCCGGTGGCCTTCCTGCAGTTTCTGTTCCGTCAGCCTCCAGCCCCACGGGATCTCCCCATCGCCATCCAGGTCTCCCCGGAACGGATCCGTCTCTGGTTGCTGGAGGTCGCCCGACGGTATGACGAGCCGCCGGTGGAGCCCCAGCCGGATCTCGAGCGTTTTACGTTCCTCCCGGGCCGGCCGGGCCACGTGCTGAACATCAGCCTCTCCGCCGAACGGCTCCAGGCGGCGCTGGCCCAGGCGATCCCCCGGGAGGTAACGCTGGTGGTGGACGAAAAGCCCGCGCCCGCCCTCTCCATAACCGCCCTGGGGCGGTTCTTCGAGGCCTATCTGCAATCCTTCGATGGAACGGCTGGGATCTTTGTGAAGGATCTGCGAAGCGGGCAGACCTGGATGCATAACGGGGATCTGGCGTTCTCCGGCGTCGGAGTCATGCGCCTGCCTGTGGCCCTTGCCGTCGCCCGGAGCCGGGACTTAGCCCATGATGAGGCCCGCCGCGCCCGGGTGTTCCAGATGTTGACGGATGAAACGGCCCTCACCACCCTTCAAGAGCTCATCACCGATCTGGGCGAGGGCGATCCGGCAAAAGGAGCGGAGCAGGTCACGGCGCTCCTTCGGGAGCTGGGGCTGACGAACTCCTTCCTCGCATGGCCCTTCGATCGACCCGGCGCCCCGCCGGCCGTGGTCACTCCCGCCAACCGTCGTTCGGATCTCCCTACCCGTCCGGATCCTCAGCAGCAGACCACGCCGGAGGATATGGGAGTGCTCCTGGAGATGCTTTACCAGTGCGCGCGCAACGGTGGGCCTTTGCTGCTGGCTTTCGAAGGGGCGATAGAGCCGGCCGAGTGCCAGTTGATCATGGAGGCGATGGCGCAAAACCGTCTGATCGACGCGCAAGGCCGGCCGACGCTCTTGGCCGCAGGTCTCCCCGCCGGCCTCACCTTCGCCCACCGTCCGGGATGGACCAACGAAACGCGCGCGGACGCTGGGATCGTCATGGCCGGCCAGTCCGATTACG